One region of Termitidicoccus mucosus genomic DNA includes:
- a CDS encoding TrbI/VirB10 family protein, whose product MIKRIIRFIKTPLGSVVSVIVFVVIGALLIHGENRGERPIAAAAPPVPPMERHTITRDGQPLKVPAPLTPVNSSARANLQSGDKNISEAVSRPRAARQENHPDAGNRKGPPVLPISLLAANSGIPSSVPLSPNYAPYGRLIPCETIITLESSKTDTPIIGLVTEDVWHDGRLIIPAGAEVHGRASQDRARERIAASGQWVIVWRDRTTDNGLELTLNGIALDRERDEVLDEYGLRDGSAGLVGQIIKTDDWQDIKLFASTFLAGMAGGFMEMQDQSTALGVTTQIPRATAKNAALAGTADVLNAYAAQISKMIAEEGFYIRVPAGKQFYLYVTQTLDKAGAARGGNGGAKLWQKTEDTPSSSAGIPR is encoded by the coding sequence ATGATCAAACGCATCATCAGATTCATAAAAACGCCGCTTGGCAGCGTCGTTTCCGTGATCGTGTTTGTCGTCATCGGCGCGCTGCTCATTCACGGTGAAAACCGTGGTGAGCGCCCAATTGCTGCCGCCGCGCCGCCGGTTCCTCCAATGGAGCGCCACACCATCACCCGTGACGGCCAGCCGCTCAAAGTCCCCGCTCCGCTCACGCCTGTGAATTCGTCCGCCCGCGCCAACCTGCAATCGGGCGATAAAAACATATCGGAAGCCGTTTCCCGTCCGCGCGCAGCCCGTCAGGAAAATCATCCTGACGCGGGCAATCGCAAAGGCCCACCTGTTCTCCCCATCAGTCTTCTCGCTGCAAATAGCGGCATCCCATCCTCCGTTCCCCTGTCACCGAATTACGCGCCCTATGGACGCCTGATCCCCTGCGAAACCATCATCACACTCGAATCGTCGAAAACCGACACGCCGATCATCGGGCTTGTCACCGAGGATGTCTGGCACGACGGACGTCTCATCATTCCCGCCGGCGCTGAAGTCCACGGACGCGCCTCGCAGGATCGCGCCCGCGAACGCATCGCAGCCTCCGGCCAGTGGGTGATTGTCTGGCGCGACCGCACGACTGACAACGGCCTCGAACTCACGCTCAACGGCATCGCCCTCGACCGCGAACGTGACGAGGTTTTGGACGAATACGGCCTTCGTGACGGTTCCGCCGGGCTCGTCGGCCAAATCATCAAGACCGACGACTGGCAGGACATAAAACTCTTCGCCTCGACTTTTCTCGCCGGCATGGCGGGCGGTTTTATGGAAATGCAGGACCAATCCACGGCGCTCGGTGTCACCACGCAAATACCCAGGGCGACCGCGAAAAATGCCGCGCTCGCCGGCACCGCCGACGTCCTCAACGCCTACGCGGCGCAGATCTCCAAAATGATCGCCGAGGAGGGTTTTTATATCCGCGTCCCGGCAGGAAAACAGTTTTATCTCTATGTCACGCAAACCCTCGACAAGGCCGGGGCCGCGCGCGGTGGCAACGGCGGCGCGAAGCTCTGGCAGAAAACCGAGGACACGCCGTCATCGTCCGCCGGTATTCCCCGCTGA
- a CDS encoding type IV secretion system protein, whose amino-acid sequence MNLALPLLENKFQTLIVAFRFVVFAMMVVGLIVQMSRAQYHHADFIRPVARALTITALVASMGWWFPLVENTLLATADYINPEYSENPSRAADRIREAARPDSEGREWSWRKLNESIYHAFTDALSWMFIQISTLLTAPMILLQYILRWILYLLTPFALGCFMIPVLSGMAVRFFQQVLAILSWPVGFAITNLLAVTIWQDFRAVVGANPASPEMIAYAPFLNNAGCVLAGLTLLIGTVSTPVVCQMLFAHGHAFTGQTASPVAIGRAASEITTRAGAAARMFTVPAPSAGASAPPPARFTPGL is encoded by the coding sequence ATGAACCTCGCGCTGCCTCTGCTCGAAAACAAATTTCAGACGCTCATCGTCGCGTTCCGCTTTGTTGTTTTTGCAATGATGGTGGTCGGGCTCATCGTGCAGATGAGCCGGGCGCAATACCACCACGCCGATTTTATCCGTCCGGTGGCGCGCGCGCTCACCATCACCGCCCTCGTCGCCTCGATGGGATGGTGGTTTCCATTGGTGGAAAACACTCTCCTCGCCACTGCCGACTACATAAACCCCGAATATTCCGAAAATCCATCGCGCGCGGCCGACCGGATTCGCGAGGCAGCCAGGCCGGACTCCGAGGGCCGCGAATGGTCGTGGCGAAAGCTCAACGAGTCCATCTACCACGCGTTCACCGACGCGCTTTCCTGGATGTTTATCCAGATCAGCACGCTGCTCACCGCGCCGATGATATTACTGCAATACATACTCCGCTGGATCCTCTACCTGCTCACGCCGTTTGCGCTCGGGTGTTTTATGATCCCCGTGTTGAGCGGAATGGCTGTGCGTTTTTTCCAGCAGGTCCTTGCCATCCTTTCGTGGCCCGTCGGCTTCGCCATCACCAATCTGCTGGCCGTCACGATATGGCAGGATTTTCGCGCTGTGGTCGGGGCCAATCCCGCGTCTCCCGAAATGATCGCGTATGCGCCATTCCTCAATAATGCCGGCTGCGTCCTGGCCGGGCTGACCCTGCTCATCGGCACGGTTTCCACGCCGGTAGTCTGCCAGATGCTTTTCGCGCACGGCCACGCGTTCACCGGGCAGACCGCATCGCCGGTCGCGATTGGCCGCGCGGCCTCGGAAATCACCACGCGCGCTGGCGCCGCCGCCCGCATGTTCACCGTGCCCGCGCCATCGGCGGGCGCGTCCGCTCCTCCCCCTGCACGATTCACACCCGGCCTCTGA
- a CDS encoding VirB4 family type IV secretion system protein, whose amino-acid sequence MLNSSAPNGYFAEGLILYGTLEKGVASKGYVLHPPDLRGGTTPQLNAYQDKIRALLSLLGDGLRAQFQWTCNCDYRQELTQYHRETEKVAHPHIRHVRTERFERYWEKMHRRELRREQLVMFISTPLAGSAPLASGRAGLDSGYARLLAQLRTRFDEITNALRTLFGGDTTVAPMDDLAHCTYYSKFLNPSLADAFDIDFAGRFNPQQTIQENCWCSDGVNIGTGFYLDGRRHALFTFKRWPSRTYPGIILRLTALPFLDYQITVNLEPLPTKGEVEKEERAIERLRGEYRDTERHSLVVAINKKERKVESLSSGFIRPFSVTYIVRVWDDTEQGLSTKCSAVRNAINNLNGAQYCECALPSTAKKLFFASWPGWTNSPYRHRNLYAEDTYLADLLPFSATFTGLLDGAEAIYDGAQQGNLVGLRTFIGSPPTPQHAVLLGATGAGKSVHMCDLLEQTAAYYHYTVIIEEGLSYGKFTEAMGERPIILHPDGDLTINYLDTRKLPLNQLQIATAVALVSRMIGGAADEETQQIRQAMLGQYVNQLYQDAFEDWSKRHRDLLPDIQRMACAAHRWKRAKMPHGATDLEAYAELRDHLAANDDEARQFIATIPEADITAFLQDSQTERAVMSMAHAYYEPSDYPQHASLVELMQFSRFPEHKKETVDHLATLLSSWCAHGQYGRLFDGRTNISLTGGIAHFELGYIPEQSIELKTAAGLLISGFSRQHIISLPRHLRKRILYEELARFLDVPGGEKVVAESYAQLRKFSCWTASIVQQYSRFKSSRIRPVIIGNSKQFFLMRQFDRSDIGDIAQDINLPESVCAAIQNYPMPEQQPAGQKFSSICFFTPATDPPLCGTVRNIQPNKTPRQEP is encoded by the coding sequence ATGCTCAATAGTTCCGCGCCAAACGGCTATTTTGCCGAGGGATTGATTCTTTACGGCACCTTGGAGAAGGGTGTCGCCAGCAAAGGCTACGTCCTGCACCCGCCCGACCTGCGCGGCGGCACCACCCCGCAACTCAACGCCTATCAGGACAAGATACGCGCGCTGCTCTCCCTGCTCGGCGATGGCCTGCGGGCGCAGTTTCAATGGACATGCAACTGCGACTACCGGCAGGAGTTGACCCAATACCACCGCGAAACCGAAAAAGTCGCGCACCCGCACATCCGCCACGTCCGCACGGAGCGATTCGAACGCTACTGGGAAAAAATGCATCGCCGGGAGCTGCGCCGCGAGCAACTGGTGATGTTCATATCGACGCCGCTCGCCGGCAGCGCGCCCCTCGCGTCCGGACGGGCGGGCCTCGATTCCGGTTACGCCAGACTCCTGGCTCAATTACGCACCCGTTTCGACGAAATCACCAACGCCCTCCGCACGCTCTTCGGAGGCGACACGACCGTCGCGCCAATGGACGACCTCGCGCATTGCACCTATTATTCCAAATTTCTGAACCCCTCCCTCGCCGACGCCTTCGACATCGACTTTGCCGGGCGCTTCAATCCGCAGCAAACCATTCAGGAAAACTGCTGGTGCTCGGATGGAGTGAACATCGGCACCGGCTTTTATCTCGATGGGCGCCGTCACGCCCTCTTCACCTTCAAGCGCTGGCCGAGCCGCACCTATCCCGGGATCATCCTGCGCCTGACGGCGCTGCCGTTTCTCGACTACCAAATCACGGTCAACCTCGAACCACTCCCAACCAAAGGCGAAGTCGAAAAGGAGGAACGCGCCATCGAACGCCTTCGCGGGGAATACCGCGACACGGAACGTCATTCGCTTGTCGTCGCGATCAACAAGAAGGAACGCAAGGTTGAATCGCTTTCGTCCGGGTTCATCCGCCCGTTTTCGGTGACGTATATCGTCCGGGTCTGGGACGACACCGAGCAGGGCTTGTCCACCAAATGCTCCGCGGTCCGCAACGCCATCAACAACCTCAACGGCGCGCAGTATTGCGAGTGCGCCCTGCCATCGACCGCGAAAAAGCTGTTTTTTGCGTCATGGCCCGGCTGGACGAACAGCCCCTATCGCCATCGCAATCTCTACGCCGAGGACACATACCTCGCCGACCTGCTGCCGTTCTCCGCGACGTTCACCGGCCTGCTCGATGGAGCCGAGGCGATTTACGACGGGGCGCAGCAAGGCAACCTCGTCGGCCTCCGTACCTTCATCGGCAGTCCGCCGACACCGCAGCACGCCGTGCTCCTTGGCGCAACCGGCGCAGGGAAGTCCGTGCACATGTGCGACCTGCTCGAACAGACCGCGGCGTATTATCACTACACCGTCATCATCGAGGAAGGTTTGTCCTACGGGAAGTTCACCGAGGCGATGGGCGAACGCCCCATCATTCTCCATCCTGACGGCGACCTTACCATCAACTATCTCGACACCCGAAAACTCCCGCTCAACCAACTGCAAATCGCCACAGCCGTCGCGCTTGTTTCGCGCATGATCGGCGGGGCGGCCGACGAGGAAACGCAGCAAATCCGCCAGGCGATGCTCGGCCAGTACGTCAATCAACTCTACCAGGACGCGTTCGAGGACTGGTCGAAGCGGCATCGCGACTTGCTGCCGGACATTCAACGCATGGCCTGCGCCGCACATCGGTGGAAACGCGCCAAAATGCCGCACGGCGCAACCGACCTCGAAGCCTACGCCGAGCTCCGCGACCACCTCGCTGCCAACGATGACGAAGCGCGGCAATTCATCGCGACGATTCCCGAAGCGGACATCACCGCATTTTTGCAGGACTCGCAAACCGAGCGCGCGGTCATGTCGATGGCGCACGCCTATTACGAGCCATCCGATTATCCACAGCACGCCAGCCTCGTGGAGCTGATGCAGTTTTCGCGTTTTCCCGAGCACAAAAAGGAAACGGTCGATCACCTCGCCACGCTGCTCTCCTCGTGGTGCGCGCACGGCCAGTATGGCCGCCTCTTTGACGGCCGGACGAACATATCGCTCACGGGCGGCATCGCGCATTTCGAGCTTGGTTACATCCCCGAGCAATCCATCGAACTCAAAACCGCCGCCGGCCTGCTTATCAGCGGGTTTTCGCGCCAGCACATCATTTCGCTGCCACGTCATTTGCGAAAACGCATCCTCTACGAGGAACTCGCGCGTTTCCTCGACGTGCCGGGTGGCGAAAAAGTCGTGGCCGAGTCCTACGCGCAGTTGAGAAAATTCTCCTGCTGGACCGCGAGCATCGTGCAACAATACAGCCGTTTCAAATCCTCGCGCATCCGGCCCGTGATCATCGGCAATTCAAAGCAATTCTTTCTCATGCGCCAGTTCGACCGCTCGGATATCGGGGACATCGCGCAAGACATCAATTTGCCCGAGTCGGTTTGTGCTGCGATTCAGAATTATCCCATGCCCGAACAACAGCCTGCCGGGCAAAAATTTTCCTCCATCTGCTTTTTCACACCCGCCACCGATCCGCCGCTTTGCGGCACGGTGCGCAACATCCAACCGAATAAAACTCCGAGGCAAGAGCCATGA
- a CDS encoding helix-turn-helix domain-containing protein, translating to MPHAFRMGDNGVLISLGVSIEEAQRLTLGNLWAGVRIVPWWKILKHDIFIWNIIQVLRALCYQKQLPHPRELGGYAQSLASHILAIEREKKATTYEGLTPLQLRRVDIYIEEHFRDRLTVKDIAMAAGFKKDHFAHLFKTSTGFSPHRYVIALRLEYVRRLKNRGTMTNAQIAAEAGFYDESHLSRCIKHYCRGELENYHGILPSMADSSNTDAE from the coding sequence ATGCCCCATGCGTTCCGCATGGGGGATAATGGTGTGCTTATCAGCTTGGGCGTGTCCATAGAGGAAGCTCAACGGTTGACCCTGGGCAATCTTTGGGCAGGGGTGCGTATTGTTCCTTGGTGGAAAATACTCAAGCACGATATTTTTATTTGGAATATCATTCAAGTTCTGCGAGCACTTTGTTATCAAAAACAACTCCCCCACCCGCGGGAACTCGGAGGTTATGCCCAATCGCTTGCGTCGCACATTCTCGCCATTGAACGCGAGAAGAAGGCGACAACCTACGAAGGACTGACACCTCTGCAATTACGTAGGGTGGATATATACATAGAAGAACATTTTCGCGATCGCCTAACCGTAAAAGACATCGCAATGGCGGCCGGATTCAAAAAGGACCATTTCGCCCATCTATTCAAAACGTCCACCGGTTTTTCTCCGCATCGCTATGTGATAGCGCTCCGACTCGAGTATGTCCGTCGGCTGAAAAATCGCGGCACGATGACAAATGCGCAAATCGCGGCGGAGGCAGGCTTTTATGATGAAAGCCATCTTAGCCGCTGTATAAAACACTACTGCCGAGGCGAACTAGAAAATTACCACGGTATTTTACCATCCATGGCAGATTCCTCCAATACGGACGCGGAATAA
- a CDS encoding endo-1,4-beta-xylanase encodes MYTEIKTLGGRRTPHVRVPGARVSVAFSGMIAFFASVTALYAQPTLRDAFKDNFLVGVAINDGHIAEKDSSRTALITAQFNTITPENVMKWGPIHPGEGKYNFDLADRYVDFGEKHGMFVIGHTLVWHQQTPQWVFRNADGSPADRDTLLARMREHIHTVVGRYRGRIKGWDVVNEALAEDGSLRGSQWREIIGDDYIIKAFQFAHEADPDAELYYNDYSIENPAKRAGAITLLKKLKAAGVHITGVGIQEHASLTWPSAGALDETIAVFAKLGLKVMITELDVDVLPSRKKNIGSAEITENEAADPALNPYTEGLPGNMQQRLARRYAELFGIYLKHRGTVTRVTLWGVTDDNSWLNDWPIKGRTSYPLLFDRAGNPKPAFDAVIKLTQSK; translated from the coding sequence ATGTATACCGAAATCAAAACCCTCGGCGGCAGGCGTACGCCTCATGTCAGAGTTCCAGGCGCACGCGTGAGCGTTGCTTTTTCCGGAATGATCGCTTTTTTTGCCAGCGTCACCGCGCTTTACGCGCAACCCACGCTCAGGGACGCATTCAAGGACAACTTTCTTGTCGGCGTGGCGATCAACGACGGACATATCGCTGAAAAAGATTCCTCGCGCACTGCGCTCATCACTGCGCAATTCAACACGATCACGCCGGAGAACGTGATGAAATGGGGACCGATTCATCCTGGCGAAGGGAAATATAATTTTGACCTTGCCGATCGGTATGTGGACTTCGGTGAAAAGCACGGCATGTTTGTGATTGGGCACACGCTTGTCTGGCATCAGCAAACGCCACAATGGGTTTTCCGAAATGCCGATGGGTCTCCAGCAGATCGCGATACGCTCCTGGCTCGTATGCGGGAGCATATCCATACTGTTGTCGGACGTTACAGAGGCCGCATCAAGGGATGGGATGTTGTGAATGAGGCCTTGGCCGAAGACGGTTCACTGCGTGGCTCGCAGTGGCGGGAAATAATCGGCGACGACTATATAATAAAAGCATTCCAGTTCGCGCACGAGGCTGATCCGGACGCGGAACTCTATTACAACGACTACAGCATTGAGAACCCAGCCAAACGCGCGGGTGCAATTACACTTTTGAAGAAACTCAAGGCAGCCGGTGTACATATCACCGGAGTGGGGATTCAAGAGCACGCCAGCCTCACATGGCCAAGTGCGGGAGCCTTGGACGAGACAATTGCCGTCTTCGCCAAGCTTGGCCTGAAAGTCATGATAACGGAGCTCGATGTTGATGTGTTGCCCTCGCGAAAAAAGAACATCGGCAGCGCCGAAATCACGGAAAACGAGGCTGCTGATCCTGCGCTAAATCCTTACACCGAGGGACTGCCCGGTAATATGCAGCAACGGCTCGCGCGCCGGTATGCAGAGCTTTTCGGCATCTACTTAAAACATCGAGGCACCGTCACTCGCGTGACACTCTGGGGCGTTACAGACGACAACTCTTGGCTGAACGATTGGCCCATCAAAGGCCGCACCAGTTATCCGCTTCTCTTTGACCGCGCAGGCAATCCCAAGCCCGCATTCGATGCTGTGATAAAACTGACTCAATCCAAATAA
- a CDS encoding SGNH/GDSL hydrolase family protein: MNTPALFSMLIASALALVATTSASAQQTIVKRVDGYHWVGTWATSAEAIDAKSMPPSPPGLTDSTLRQIVRVSIGGKKVRVRFSNAFAGWGSDMKILEAQIAVSTGGHAIKTETAKALTFRGEKSVVVPRGWLMISDPIDFDLVPGSNLAVTIHVNGQTKDVTGHRGARTTTYVETGNAVSEKALPDAQEKTTWYYMCGVDVLAPESSGAVVCLGDSITDGKGATDNTNRRWPDFLARRLQANDATKQTGVLNQGIGGNGFFGGLGQAALIRLERDVLTQPGVRWLIVLEGINDLGSGKITAEQVITAMEQTILRAHERGLRVYGGTILPCGGSSYFKSEIEERRQKVNEWIRTSGAFDAVIDFDAALRDPNDPAKLIKVADCGDHLHPSDEGYRMMAEAVDLKLFTK; this comes from the coding sequence ATGAATACCCCTGCTTTGTTTTCGATGCTGATCGCATCTGCGCTGGCTCTGGTCGCGACAACTTCAGCTAGTGCGCAACAGACAATCGTAAAACGGGTTGATGGTTATCACTGGGTCGGCACATGGGCAACATCCGCCGAGGCAATCGATGCCAAATCGATGCCGCCTTCGCCGCCGGGCCTGACGGACAGCACGCTTCGACAAATCGTGCGCGTGTCGATCGGCGGGAAAAAAGTACGCGTACGTTTCTCCAATGCCTTTGCAGGCTGGGGCAGCGACATGAAAATCCTCGAAGCTCAAATCGCCGTTTCCACGGGCGGCCATGCCATCAAGACGGAAACGGCCAAGGCGCTGACTTTTCGCGGAGAAAAATCCGTCGTCGTTCCACGCGGCTGGCTTATGATTTCCGATCCTATTGATTTTGATTTAGTTCCGGGCTCAAATCTCGCAGTTACGATTCATGTGAATGGCCAGACCAAGGATGTAACAGGTCATCGCGGCGCACGCACGACCACGTATGTGGAGACCGGCAATGCAGTCAGTGAGAAGGCGCTGCCTGATGCGCAAGAAAAGACGACGTGGTACTACATGTGCGGTGTGGACGTGCTCGCTCCTGAGTCTTCGGGCGCTGTGGTTTGCCTCGGCGACTCAATCACGGATGGCAAGGGCGCAACCGATAACACGAATCGCCGCTGGCCGGATTTTCTTGCGCGCCGCCTGCAGGCCAATGATGCGACGAAGCAAACCGGCGTGCTCAATCAAGGGATCGGCGGCAACGGATTTTTCGGTGGTCTCGGCCAGGCCGCGCTCATCCGTCTGGAGCGCGATGTGCTCACACAGCCAGGCGTTCGTTGGTTGATCGTGCTTGAAGGCATCAATGATTTGGGTAGTGGAAAAATCACGGCGGAACAAGTTATCACGGCAATGGAGCAAACAATCCTTCGTGCGCATGAACGCGGATTGCGCGTGTATGGCGGCACTATTTTGCCGTGTGGCGGATCGAGTTACTTCAAATCGGAAATCGAAGAGCGGCGGCAAAAGGTGAATGAATGGATTCGCACCAGCGGCGCGTTTGATGCGGTGATTGATTTCGATGCCGCCCTGCGCGATCCGAACGATCCGGCCAAACTTATCAAGGTTGCCGATTGCGGCGATCATCTGCATCCCAGCGACGAAGGTTACCGCATGATGGCCGAGGCAGTGGATCTGAAATTGTTCACGAAATAG
- a CDS encoding alpha-glucuronidase family glycosyl hydrolase has protein sequence MLLKPKLPINRISICFAVLLFAVSGVRAPAEDGYRLWMRYDTLADANAQAWRSSINTVVIPGDSPTMRAILAELVPALSGLLGKSIAASANNTLADGTLVVGTPSTSSAIASLQLRDALAKVGDEGFLIRSEKIDGRSVTVIAASTELGALYGAFHFLRLVQTQPASGNLNISEKPRFLFRLLNHWDNLDGSIERGYAGQSLWKWNELPGTIDPRLTDYARASASLGINGAVLNNVNADAKSLTPEYLRKAAAIADVFRPYGVRVYLVPRFSAPIEIDGLETADPLDPKVAAWWKAKTDEIYKLIPDFGGYLVKANSEGQPGPMTYGRTHADGANMLAAAVARYGGIVMWRAFIYDPVPGSDRAAEAYNTLKPFDGKFAPNVILQVKNGPVDFMPREPFHPIFGSMPHTQVMPEVQITQEYLGHSNSIAFLATMWREFLDSDTYAKGPGSTVTRVVDGRLYGQTLTAIAGVANTGDDRNWTGHHLAQANWFAYGRLAWNPDMSAREIADEWTEMTLTHDRKSVDEIVRLLLESREAVVNYEMPLGLAHLMDNPHYGPGPWGYPVARPDWSPVYYHRAANDGIGFDRTATGTNAVAQYHEPLRSRYADLSTCPDDMLLWFHHVPWTYKMRSGRTLWDELCLRYQRGVDWTGDARKRWDALAGIIDAERHTAVARKLVIQQRDAKWWRDAGLLYFQTFSKQPFPADVDQPTRTLDEVKALDDYGHPQKAKK, from the coding sequence ATGTTACTGAAACCAAAGCTCCCCATAAATCGTATCTCCATCTGTTTTGCGGTTCTCCTGTTTGCCGTTTCCGGCGTGCGTGCTCCCGCGGAGGACGGCTATCGTCTCTGGATGCGTTACGACACTTTGGCGGACGCGAATGCACAGGCGTGGCGCTCGAGTATCAATACTGTTGTCATACCCGGCGATTCGCCGACCATGCGCGCAATTCTCGCCGAACTCGTGCCCGCGCTATCGGGGTTATTGGGGAAATCCATAGCAGCCTCTGCGAACAATACCCTTGCAGACGGCACGCTTGTTGTCGGCACACCATCGACCAGTTCCGCGATTGCATCACTGCAACTGCGCGACGCTCTGGCCAAAGTGGGTGACGAAGGTTTTCTCATCCGCTCCGAAAAAATCGACGGTCGTTCCGTTACCGTCATCGCTGCCAGCACCGAACTCGGCGCGCTCTACGGAGCGTTTCATTTCTTGCGACTCGTGCAGACGCAGCCCGCGTCCGGCAATCTCAATATCTCGGAAAAGCCGCGCTTCCTATTTCGCTTGCTGAACCACTGGGACAATCTCGACGGCTCGATCGAACGTGGCTACGCGGGTCAGTCGCTTTGGAAATGGAACGAGCTTCCCGGCACCATCGATCCGCGTCTGACCGACTATGCCCGCGCCAGTGCCTCGCTCGGCATAAACGGCGCCGTGCTCAACAACGTCAACGCCGACGCCAAAAGCCTCACGCCGGAATACCTGCGCAAGGCAGCGGCCATCGCCGACGTGTTCCGGCCCTACGGCGTGCGCGTTTATCTGGTGCCGCGCTTTTCTGCGCCCATTGAAATCGACGGCCTGGAAACCGCCGATCCGCTCGACCCGAAAGTCGCTGCATGGTGGAAGGCAAAGACCGACGAAATCTACAAACTCATTCCCGATTTCGGCGGGTATCTGGTGAAGGCAAACAGCGAAGGTCAGCCTGGTCCGATGACTTACGGTCGCACGCACGCTGATGGCGCCAACATGCTCGCTGCCGCTGTGGCGCGGTATGGCGGCATCGTAATGTGGCGCGCTTTCATTTACGACCCGGTGCCAGGCTCCGACCGTGCCGCCGAGGCGTATAATACGCTCAAACCCTTTGATGGAAAGTTCGCGCCCAATGTGATTTTGCAGGTCAAGAACGGCCCTGTTGACTTCATGCCGCGCGAACCTTTTCACCCGATTTTCGGCAGCATGCCGCACACGCAAGTCATGCCGGAAGTGCAAATCACGCAGGAATACCTCGGACATTCGAACAGCATCGCGTTTCTTGCAACCATGTGGCGCGAGTTTCTCGATAGCGACACATATGCGAAAGGCCCCGGTTCGACAGTCACAAGAGTTGTCGATGGCCGCCTCTACGGGCAAACGCTCACCGCGATCGCCGGCGTCGCCAACACCGGTGACGACCGCAATTGGACCGGACATCATCTCGCGCAAGCAAATTGGTTTGCCTATGGACGGCTTGCATGGAATCCCGATATGTCCGCAAGGGAAATTGCCGACGAGTGGACTGAGATGACGCTCACGCACGACCGGAAATCCGTCGATGAGATTGTGCGCCTCCTTCTCGAATCGCGTGAAGCCGTGGTGAATTACGAGATGCCGCTTGGACTCGCGCATCTCATGGACAACCCTCACTATGGTCCCGGCCCTTGGGGCTATCCGGTTGCCCGCCCGGATTGGAGTCCGGTTTATTATCACCGCGCCGCGAACGACGGCATCGGGTTTGACCGCACGGCGACAGGCACCAATGCCGTGGCGCAGTATCACGAGCCGCTGCGCAGCCGCTACGCGGATTTGTCCACATGCCCCGACGATATGCTGCTCTGGTTCCATCATGTGCCGTGGACGTATAAAATGCGCTCGGGCCGCACGCTCTGGGATGAGCTTTGCCTGCGCTACCAGCGCGGCGTGGACTGGACAGGTGACGCTCGCAAACGCTGGGACGCGCTCGCGGGCATCATCGATGCGGAGCGACACACCGCCGTTGCCCGGAAACTCGTCATCCAGCAGCGCGACGCGAAATGGTGGCGCGACGCCGGACTGCTCTATTTTCAGACCTTCTCCAAACAACCGTTCCCTGCCGACGTCGATCAGCCAACGCGCACGCTCGACGAAGTCAAGGCGCTCGATGATTACGGCCATCCACAAAAGGCGAAAAAATAA